CGGGCCATCAACAACGAACCCGAGCTCTACGCCCGGCTGGAAGAAGTCCTCCACGGCACTGTCCACTCGGCCACCATTCAGGAACTGGACCTGGTGAACGACAAAACGATCGTGGACGTACGATACGCGGTGCGGCCCCTCCATGAGGACCTATCCCAGCCGCGGCACGCCCAGCTTGGCTTCAACCAACCAGCCGGTGCGTTGACCCCGGCTCCGGAGGAACTCCCGGCCCAGTCCGCGCAGCCGGTTCAGCCGGCTCACTCCGCTCAGCCAGCACCCCAGCACACCCAGCAATCCGTACCCACCTCGGCCGGTGTCGCATGAGCCGCATCGACGCCGAACCGATCATCCCGCAACTGAGCCAGCTTCCCGCCGTCGGGCTTGAAGAGCTCACTACCGAAGCCGCCCTGCTGACCCGGGTGGACCGAAAGTATCTGGTTCCTTCGGCAACGGCACGCAAGGTCCTGAGCACCTTCAGCTCCGAGGCCCGGGTCTTGGACATGGAAGGGAACCGCACGTTCGCTTACGACTCCGTGTACTTCGACACCGCCGAGTTGGACAGCTACATGCTCGCCGCGCACGGCAGGCGAAGGCGGTTCAAGATCCGTACCCGCACCTACCTGGACAGCGCGGTCAGCTTCCTGGAAGTGAAGACCGAAGGCGCTCGCGAGGCCACCGTCAAGGAGCGCATCCCCTATGAGCTGGGCGACCGGGACCGGCTCACGGAAGAGGGCCTGGCCTACGTGAATGAGACGCTGGCCGCGGCCATCGGTGACATGAGCATCGGACCGCTGGAGCCGGTGCTTTCCACCCGCTACGACCGCACCACACTCTTCCTCCCCGAGTCCGGAAGCCGCGCGACCATCGACTCCGACGTCACGTGGCAAAGCCCAGACGGCCATCCCTGGGTTTTGGACAACGCGGTGGTGGTGGAGACGAAGTCCGGCTCAGCGCCCGGCCCTTTGGACAAGCACCTGTGGGCACACGGCGTCCGGCCTTGCCGCATCTCCAAGTTCGCCACCGGCATGGCCGCACTCCACCCCGAGCTTCCGGCCAACCGCTGGAATCAAACCCTTCGACGCAGGATGCCCCTGCGCCCCCTCCACTGACATTCCCTCCACAGACTTTCCCTCCACAGACTTAGGAATCCACTATGCGCTCCTTCCGCACTTCCCTTTCCGTTGCCGCCGTCGCCCTGGCCATTTCCTTGGCCGGCTGCTCCACGGCCGCCACCAGCTCAACGTCCACCGGCACCACCGGCACGTCAACCAGCACCACCCAGCAGGCCGTAACGGCCGGGACCATTGAAGAAGACACCCACTACGACAGCGACGACCTCACGTGGGACGCCGCAACGGAAGTGGCAATCAGCCTGTCCGACGGCGGCAGTAAAGTGACGTCGTCGTCCTCCACCGGCGTGGCTGTAGACGGCAACACCGTCACCATCAGCGCCGCGGGAACGTACCGCCTCAGCGGCTCGCTGAGCGACGGGCAGATCGTGGTTGCAGCCGGTGAGGAGGATACGGTTCGCATCATTCTGGACGGCGTGGAACTGGGCAACTCCACCGGCTCGCCGTTTGTAGTGCAGAGCGCCGACGAAGCGATCGTGTACTTGGACGAGGGCAGCACCAACACGTTAACGGATGCCACCACCTACGCCGACCAGGGCGAGGACTCCCCCAATGCAGCCCTCTACTCCATGGCGGACCTGACCATCGCCGGGACCGGTGCCCTCACCGTCAACGGGAAATCCAACGACGGCATCGTTTCCAAGGACGGCCTGGTGATGGCTGCCGGCAAGGTCACCGTGGACGCCGTGGACGACGGCATTCGCGGCAAGGACTACACAGTGCTGCTGGACGGCGCGTACCAGGTGACCGCAGGCGGTGACGGCGTGAAGGCAGACAACGACACCGACGAGGGGCGGGGGTGGCTGTTGGTCAGCGGCGGCTCGTTGACAGTCAACGCGGGCGACGACGGCGTGAAGGCGTTCAACACCCTCACCGTTTCCGGCGGAACAGTCACCGTGGCCGAGTCGGAGGAAGGACTGGAAGCGCAGCACATTGTGGTCTCCGGCGGCGACGTCACCGTCACAGCGAACG
The sequence above is a segment of the Arthrobacter sp. StoSoilB22 genome. Coding sequences within it:
- a CDS encoding polyphosphate polymerase domain-containing protein, with the translated sequence MSRIDAEPIIPQLSQLPAVGLEELTTEAALLTRVDRKYLVPSATARKVLSTFSSEARVLDMEGNRTFAYDSVYFDTAELDSYMLAAHGRRRRFKIRTRTYLDSAVSFLEVKTEGAREATVKERIPYELGDRDRLTEEGLAYVNETLAAAIGDMSIGPLEPVLSTRYDRTTLFLPESGSRATIDSDVTWQSPDGHPWVLDNAVVVETKSGSAPGPLDKHLWAHGVRPCRISKFATGMAALHPELPANRWNQTLRRRMPLRPLH
- a CDS encoding carbohydrate-binding domain-containing protein, coding for MRSFRTSLSVAAVALAISLAGCSTAATSSTSTGTTGTSTSTTQQAVTAGTIEEDTHYDSDDLTWDAATEVAISLSDGGSKVTSSSSTGVAVDGNTVTISAAGTYRLSGSLSDGQIVVAAGEEDTVRIILDGVELGNSTGSPFVVQSADEAIVYLDEGSTNTLTDATTYADQGEDSPNAALYSMADLTIAGTGALTVNGKSNDGIVSKDGLVMAAGKVTVDAVDDGIRGKDYTVLLDGAYQVTAGGDGVKADNDTDEGRGWLLVSGGSLTVNAGDDGVKAFNTLTVSGGTVTVAESEEGLEAQHIVVSGGDVTVTANDDGVNASGGSSTSTDAGTAGGGGPMGGGMGGGETVGDYTVDVSGGNLTINSEGDGLDSNGNASISGGTVVVNGPTNDGNGALDVNGELTVTGGTVAAAGSAGMAVTPGTSSTQSGVQLTFDSSVSSGTPVHIVDATGAVVVTFVTTKTIASLVFSSAAITDGATYTVYTGGSADTEAGVTTGSIDGAEEQGTATAGQYTQAQGPGGGGGRW